In Pseudomonas lalkuanensis, the following are encoded in one genomic region:
- a CDS encoding cation-translocating P-type ATPase: MKIQTLRPEDALTSLQSGPDGLTATEAARRLEAFQANSILHMRTVPWWRRLAAGLTHFLAIVLWLAALLAFIAEWSDPGKGMATLGVAILCVILVNALFSYWQEYRAERSILALEGLMPDSVRVMREARLRKLNRSLLVPGDVLLLSAGDNVPADCRILEAFDVRINAATLTGESYPVARDAQPTDAPDLLHCRNILLAGTVLVSGEARALVYATGMRTEFGRIAQLVQTGGDIESPLQRQINRLSRLIALLAMLLGGVFFVLGQWIGLGFWNSLLFGIGIIVANVPEGLLPTVTLSLAMGAQRMAARQALIRNLPSVETLGSATVICTDKTGTLTLNRMQARVVVWAGRETALDSAPVILPQALRAVASLCQTLQLGEVDGRQALVGDPLEEALLRMAQHSGGAVDFPLVDELPFSAERRMLSTLHRSTEGLVLYSKGALEALLPIASRFLQEDGEQPLDEHEQEHWREAEHRLADRGLRVLAFAYRAVEEGYKREDLEQDLVLIGLVGLEDPPRPEVPAAVRRCQQAGIRVLMVTGDHPRTAEAVAREIGLATGRPTVITGTTLASLSHSQLSLALEARELIFARVNPEQKLQIVKELQAKGETVAVTGDGVNDAPALRQGDIGIAMGLSGSDAAREAADMVLLDDNFASIVAAVEEGRAVFQNIRRFMSYILTSNIPEVVPYLAFVLFRIPLPLTVVQILAVDLGTDMLPALGLGAERPDREVMQRPPPSRNDRLLDRRLLARAYLFLGPMEAAAALAAFFFVLRNGGWQYGETLAPDEPLYQVATTACLAAIVVMQMMNVFLCRSERGRPFGFGSPNPLIWAGLVCEVALILFIVYAPLGNWLFGTAPLPVSAWLFMIPFVLAMALLEGIRKARATLDR; the protein is encoded by the coding sequence ATGAAAATTCAAACCCTGAGGCCGGAGGACGCGCTGACCAGCCTGCAGAGCGGCCCGGATGGTCTGACGGCGACGGAAGCTGCACGACGGCTCGAGGCGTTCCAGGCCAATAGCATTCTGCATATGCGGACTGTGCCCTGGTGGCGTCGCCTGGCCGCCGGTTTGACCCATTTCCTGGCAATTGTCCTATGGCTGGCAGCACTCCTGGCCTTCATTGCCGAATGGAGCGATCCGGGTAAAGGCATGGCGACCCTGGGCGTGGCCATTCTCTGTGTCATCTTGGTCAATGCGCTGTTTTCCTACTGGCAGGAGTACCGGGCGGAACGTTCGATTCTCGCTCTAGAAGGGCTCATGCCAGATAGCGTGAGGGTGATGCGCGAGGCGCGCCTGCGTAAGCTCAATCGCTCGCTGCTGGTGCCCGGCGACGTATTGCTTCTGTCAGCTGGCGACAATGTGCCGGCCGATTGCCGGATCCTGGAAGCTTTCGATGTGCGCATCAATGCGGCCACGCTGACAGGCGAATCCTATCCAGTGGCGCGGGATGCCCAGCCAACCGATGCGCCTGACCTGCTGCACTGCCGCAATATCCTGCTGGCCGGCACTGTCCTGGTCAGTGGAGAGGCCCGAGCGCTGGTCTACGCGACAGGGATGCGCACCGAGTTCGGCCGTATTGCCCAACTGGTGCAGACGGGTGGCGATATAGAGAGTCCGCTGCAACGCCAGATCAACCGCCTGAGCCGACTTATCGCCCTGTTGGCAATGTTGCTTGGCGGGGTGTTCTTCGTGCTAGGACAATGGATCGGGCTGGGTTTCTGGAACAGCTTACTGTTTGGAATCGGGATCATTGTGGCGAACGTGCCTGAGGGCCTTTTGCCGACCGTGACGTTGTCCCTGGCCATGGGCGCTCAGCGCATGGCCGCCAGGCAGGCATTGATCCGCAACCTCCCAAGTGTGGAAACGCTGGGTTCGGCCACCGTCATCTGCACGGACAAGACCGGCACGCTGACACTTAACCGGATGCAAGCACGGGTGGTCGTCTGGGCGGGCCGGGAAACCGCGTTGGACTCGGCGCCGGTGATCTTGCCCCAGGCGCTGCGAGCTGTTGCCTCGCTGTGCCAGACACTGCAACTGGGGGAGGTCGATGGCCGGCAGGCCCTGGTGGGTGATCCCTTGGAAGAGGCGTTGTTGCGAATGGCCCAGCACTCGGGTGGCGCGGTGGACTTTCCGCTCGTCGATGAGTTGCCGTTCAGTGCCGAGCGCCGCATGTTGTCGACCCTGCATCGGTCCACCGAGGGATTGGTCCTCTACAGCAAGGGCGCGCTGGAGGCGTTGCTGCCCATCGCATCTCGTTTCCTGCAAGAGGATGGTGAGCAGCCTCTGGACGAGCACGAGCAGGAGCATTGGCGCGAGGCCGAGCACCGCCTGGCCGATCGGGGCTTGCGAGTGCTGGCTTTTGCCTACCGGGCGGTGGAGGAGGGCTACAAGCGCGAAGATCTGGAACAGGATCTGGTACTGATTGGCCTGGTCGGACTCGAGGATCCGCCCAGGCCCGAGGTTCCGGCTGCCGTCAGACGCTGCCAGCAAGCGGGTATCCGCGTCCTGATGGTGACGGGGGACCATCCTCGGACGGCGGAAGCCGTGGCGCGGGAAATTGGCCTGGCAACGGGGCGGCCCACGGTGATCACCGGAACAACCCTGGCGAGTCTGTCCCACAGCCAGCTCAGCCTGGCACTGGAAGCCCGGGAACTGATCTTCGCTCGTGTCAATCCCGAGCAGAAGCTGCAAATTGTCAAGGAGCTCCAGGCCAAGGGGGAGACAGTCGCGGTCACGGGTGACGGCGTAAACGACGCACCGGCCTTGCGCCAGGGAGACATCGGCATCGCGATGGGTCTTTCCGGCAGCGATGCGGCGCGAGAGGCCGCCGACATGGTACTGCTCGATGACAACTTCGCCAGCATCGTTGCGGCGGTCGAGGAAGGGCGGGCGGTTTTCCAAAATATCCGTCGGTTCATGAGCTACATCCTCACGTCGAATATCCCGGAGGTCGTGCCCTATCTGGCGTTTGTACTGTTCCGCATCCCGCTGCCGCTAACGGTGGTACAGATACTGGCCGTTGACCTGGGTACCGATATGCTGCCGGCGCTGGGGCTGGGTGCCGAGCGCCCGGATCGGGAGGTCATGCAACGTCCACCTCCATCGCGCAACGATCGCCTGCTTGACCGCCGACTGCTGGCTCGTGCCTACCTTTTCCTCGGTCCGATGGAGGCCGCAGCTGCGCTCGCTGCCTTCTTCTTCGTGCTCCGGAACGGCGGTTGGCAGTACGGTGAGACCTTGGCGCCTGACGAGCCGCTATACCAGGTCGCTACCACGGCCTGCCTGGCCGCCATCGTGGTGATGCAGATGATGAATGTCTTCCTTTGCCGAAGCGAGCGCGGACGGCCGTTCGGATTCGGCAGCCCCAACCCGTTGATCTGGGCGGGCCTGGTATGCGAAGTCGCACTGATCCTGTTCATCGTCTACGCCCCCTTGGGCAATTGGCTATTCGGTACCGCGCCGTTGCCGGTCTCCGCATGGCTGTTCATGATCCCTTTCGTCTTGGCAATGGCGCTGCTGGAGGGAATCCGCAAGGCACGTGCGACTCTGGACAGATAA
- a CDS encoding dienelactone hydrolase family protein, whose amino-acid sequence MRQRRQNIDLADAHLIGDLLVPEGARGLVVFVHGSGSSRWSPRNQHVAGYLGELGLATLLFDLLTESEERIDRITCEIRFDIPRLTHRLVGVLDWLAASPDLDRFPLGLFGASTGAAAAILAAIQRPEQVKAIVSRGGRTDLAGNELSRLRIPILQIVGGRDLVTLGLNRKVSQALTCRQGLEVIPRATHLFEEPGTLDEVALLAGAWFLEHLGEPVRQQGAGL is encoded by the coding sequence ATGCGTCAACGTCGACAAAACATTGATCTGGCGGATGCGCACCTGATTGGCGACCTGCTGGTCCCGGAGGGAGCCAGGGGGCTGGTGGTGTTCGTCCATGGTAGTGGTAGCAGCCGTTGGAGTCCCCGCAACCAGCATGTAGCAGGCTATCTGGGGGAGCTGGGTCTGGCGACGCTGCTTTTCGATCTGTTGACCGAATCCGAGGAGCGCATCGATCGGATCACCTGTGAAATTCGATTCGACATACCGCGGTTGACCCATCGCCTCGTCGGGGTGCTCGACTGGTTGGCCGCCAGCCCGGACCTCGATCGTTTTCCACTGGGATTGTTCGGTGCCAGCACGGGCGCAGCCGCGGCCATACTGGCCGCCATCCAACGACCGGAGCAGGTGAAGGCGATCGTCAGTCGCGGCGGACGAACCGATTTGGCCGGCAACGAACTGTCCCGGTTGCGCATTCCGATTCTGCAGATAGTCGGTGGCCGTGACCTGGTGACGCTGGGCCTCAACCGCAAGGTCAGTCAGGCGCTGACGTGCCGGCAGGGGCTTGAGGTCATTCCTCGTGCGACCCACCTGTTCGAGGAACCGGGCACTCTGGATGAAGTCGCGCTGTTGGCCGGTGCGTGGTTCCTGGAACACCTGGGCGAACCGGTCCGGCAGCAGGGCGCCGGACTTTGA
- a CDS encoding phosphoribosyltransferase, producing the protein MQQHDTIQIPIPDRQAAGRALVPLLAAYRGRPDAIVLALPRGGVPVAYEIATALDLRLDLMPVRKLGVPFHEELAMGAIASGGVWYLNTDVVNLHGIDGPTLDAAAERELKELRRREQVYRGDRPLPDLHGQQVILVDDGLATGASMQAAVKAVRDRGATRVIVAVPVAPDDTLAELREQVDEVVCPFVPQWFTAIGCWYVDFFQVTDQAVIELLQRAWQREQGRRVEAGEMIDASTSTKH; encoded by the coding sequence ATGCAGCAGCACGATACGATCCAGATTCCCATTCCCGACCGCCAGGCAGCGGGCCGGGCGCTGGTGCCTTTGCTGGCGGCCTACCGTGGACGCCCGGATGCCATCGTGCTCGCATTGCCCAGGGGCGGCGTCCCGGTCGCCTATGAAATAGCCACCGCCCTGGATTTGCGCCTGGACCTTATGCCGGTGCGCAAGCTGGGTGTGCCTTTCCACGAAGAACTGGCCATGGGGGCGATTGCCAGTGGCGGTGTCTGGTACCTCAACACCGACGTGGTGAATCTCCATGGCATAGATGGACCTACCCTGGACGCCGCCGCAGAGCGGGAGCTGAAAGAGTTGCGTCGACGGGAACAGGTTTACCGCGGTGATCGTCCGTTGCCCGACCTGCATGGCCAGCAAGTGATCTTGGTGGACGACGGCCTGGCGACCGGGGCCAGCATGCAGGCCGCCGTGAAAGCGGTACGCGACCGAGGGGCGACGCGGGTGATAGTCGCAGTACCAGTGGCACCGGACGACACCTTGGCCGAATTGCGTGAGCAGGTGGACGAAGTCGTTTGCCCATTCGTCCCCCAATGGTTCACGGCGATCGGCTGCTGGTACGTGGACTTTTTCCAAGTCACAGATCAGGCAGTGATCGAACTGTTGCAGCGGGCCTGGCAGCGCGAACAGGGGAGGCGGGTCGAGGCCGGGGAGATGATCGATGCGTCAACGTCGACAAAACATTGA
- the fnr gene encoding fumarate/nitrate reduction transcriptional regulator Fnr, giving the protein MAHDLSCEPLMSSRPTHVTCHDCSLSRLCLPLTLDEEEIRRLEGIIKRNRPLHRQDYLIRAGTVVENIYALRSGAMKTYMLAQEGVEQITSFHLPGELIGLDAIGESLYPTYTVALETSQVCAIPLNRLEELAGLIAGLRKQLLHTLSKEIQADHERLSHVRDSAEQRLAAFLLNLSARYSKRGLSASNFILPMNRRDIGNYLGLSMETVSRLFTHFRDTHLVDSSGRELHIPDLKALHRQCHPCEEGPL; this is encoded by the coding sequence ATGGCACACGACCTCTCCTGCGAGCCATTGATGTCCTCTCGCCCAACACACGTCACCTGCCATGACTGTTCTCTCAGTCGGCTGTGTCTGCCCCTCACTCTCGACGAAGAAGAAATTCGGCGTCTCGAGGGGATCATCAAGCGCAATCGCCCATTGCACCGACAGGATTACCTGATTCGTGCGGGCACGGTGGTGGAGAACATTTACGCCCTGCGTTCCGGCGCGATGAAGACCTACATGCTCGCCCAGGAAGGCGTGGAACAGATCACCAGCTTCCACCTCCCCGGCGAGCTGATTGGGCTGGACGCCATCGGCGAATCCCTTTATCCGACCTATACCGTCGCCCTGGAAACCTCCCAGGTCTGCGCCATCCCCTTGAACCGGCTCGAAGAGCTGGCCGGCCTTATTGCAGGGCTGCGCAAGCAACTTCTCCACACTTTGAGCAAGGAAATCCAGGCCGATCATGAACGCCTCAGCCACGTGCGGGATAGCGCGGAGCAGCGGCTGGCGGCCTTCCTGCTCAACCTCTCGGCGCGCTATAGCAAGCGTGGGCTCTCGGCCTCCAACTTCATCCTGCCGATGAATCGCAGGGACATTGGCAACTACCTGGGCCTGTCAATGGAAACGGTAAGCCGGCTGTTCACCCACTTTCGCGACACTCATCTTGTAGACAGCTCTGGCCGCGAATTGCACATTCCGGATCTGAAGGCGTTGCACCGGCAATGCCATCCCTGCGAAGAAGGTCCGCTCTGA
- a CDS encoding formate/nitrite transporter family protein gives MFVLAVLAGAFISLGALSFTVVITESSLGFGPTRLLGGLSFCLGLILVVVAGAELFTGNNLIAMAWASRLIGLREVARSWLLTYVGNVVGCLGTVLLVVWADIASLGNGAVGETVVSIARGKADLLWGEAFMRGILCNALVCLAVWLATGARSVTDKILAILFPITAFVVLGFEHSIANWFLLPLGLAVDTHGVISLSGAAKNILVVTAGNLLGGTLLVAGVYWIAYLRGERMHKDRSS, from the coding sequence TTGTTCGTCCTGGCAGTCCTCGCCGGGGCTTTCATTTCGCTTGGCGCACTGTCCTTCACCGTGGTGATTACCGAATCCAGCCTCGGATTCGGACCCACACGCTTACTGGGCGGCTTGAGTTTCTGTCTAGGGCTGATTCTTGTGGTGGTGGCCGGTGCCGAGTTGTTCACCGGGAACAATCTCATCGCGATGGCCTGGGCCAGCCGCCTGATCGGTCTGCGCGAAGTCGCTCGGAGCTGGCTTCTCACCTACGTCGGGAATGTAGTCGGCTGCCTCGGAACCGTGTTGCTCGTCGTGTGGGCCGATATTGCCAGCCTGGGCAATGGTGCGGTGGGTGAGACGGTGGTGAGCATTGCGCGTGGGAAAGCGGATCTTCTCTGGGGGGAGGCCTTCATGCGCGGCATTCTGTGTAACGCACTCGTTTGCCTGGCAGTGTGGCTGGCCACCGGCGCTCGTAGTGTGACTGACAAGATCCTGGCAATCCTTTTCCCCATTACAGCCTTCGTGGTCCTCGGCTTCGAACACTCGATCGCTAACTGGTTCCTCCTGCCGCTGGGGCTCGCCGTCGATACGCATGGCGTGATATCGCTCAGCGGGGCTGCCAAGAACATTCTGGTGGTGACCGCAGGCAATTTGCTTGGTGGCACCCTGTTAGTGGCCGGTGTCTACTGGATCGCCTATTTGCGAGGTGAGCGCATGCACAAGGACCGTTCGTCATAA
- a CDS encoding heavy metal translocating P-type ATPase produces MNQETPVPWTRWSDPALLLLTALGLLLGGVSLGLGWERLAAAGWVAGSLVMALVLCVEIARRLLRGETGVDLVALLAIVAALSLGEWLVAAVVALMLASGRTLEFYTSRRAERELRALVDRAPRTAWLEDGEDLHQVPVDQVRIGQVILVRLGEVVPVDGRLLSHSASLDESALSGEPLPVTHTQGNTLRSGVVNLGEPIRIEASQTAAQSTYAGVVRLAEAARRSRAPFMRLADRYALLFVPATLLVAGLAWQLSGDSMRALAVLVVATPCPLILAVPIAIVSGISRAARRGILIKDGATLEALADVRQLFLDKTGTLTSGQVRLQSVEVTGGHETGQLLAWAASLAQASVHPISQAIVRAARQQRLALQAPQAVEEDPGAGLAGRVGAHFVRLGTLSFALAGEGVGRWAASVLRKMDYAACGGSFVEVDGAPAGALLFTDQVRRETPRVVRRLRALGIERVVMLTGDRLETAEMIALAAGIDELRAGLSPSDKVYAVQEGRGSGPTLMVGDGINDAPALAAADVGVAMGAAGASASSEAAGVVLLIDRLDRLVEALEIARHTRTIARQGVMAGMGLSLLAMLVAAFGFLPALAGAVLQELIDVVVILYALRALGPMHGPTGPLSGDDLDRLQDEHEQLGQLLGRLQHWAGTFARLPPQEASETLSELVDDLQRLLAEHERDDEHKLYPMLASRLQGEEPLLPLSYGHREIFRLLLLLARMRDDLHRDSSAIPLEEVQSLLIRLDTLVRLHFDQEEELYRCLDRR; encoded by the coding sequence ATGAATCAGGAAACGCCAGTCCCCTGGACGCGCTGGTCAGATCCGGCACTGCTCTTGCTGACTGCCCTGGGGCTGCTGCTTGGCGGCGTAAGTCTCGGGTTGGGCTGGGAGCGATTGGCGGCAGCCGGCTGGGTGGCGGGCAGTCTGGTAATGGCGTTGGTTCTGTGCGTCGAGATCGCGCGACGCCTGTTGCGTGGCGAGACGGGCGTAGATCTTGTTGCTCTGCTCGCCATAGTCGCCGCGCTGAGCTTGGGGGAGTGGCTGGTCGCCGCAGTGGTAGCACTGATGCTGGCGAGTGGGCGCACCCTGGAGTTCTACACTTCGCGGCGCGCCGAGCGGGAACTGCGCGCTCTGGTAGACCGCGCGCCGCGCACCGCCTGGCTGGAGGACGGCGAGGATTTGCACCAGGTACCTGTCGATCAGGTGCGCATCGGGCAGGTAATACTGGTGCGCCTGGGGGAGGTGGTTCCGGTTGACGGTCGACTCCTGAGCCACAGCGCGAGTCTCGACGAGTCGGCGCTGAGCGGTGAACCTCTGCCAGTCACGCATACACAGGGCAATACCCTGCGGAGCGGGGTGGTCAATCTTGGTGAGCCCATACGGATTGAGGCCAGCCAGACCGCCGCGCAAAGCACCTATGCCGGCGTCGTGCGGCTGGCCGAGGCGGCGCGCCGCTCGCGGGCGCCTTTCATGCGGCTGGCCGATCGTTACGCGCTGCTGTTCGTACCAGCGACCCTGCTGGTGGCCGGTTTGGCCTGGCAACTGAGCGGCGATTCGATGCGGGCCCTGGCGGTACTGGTGGTAGCCACTCCTTGTCCGCTGATCCTCGCCGTACCAATCGCCATTGTCAGTGGAATTTCGCGGGCGGCCCGGCGAGGCATCCTGATCAAGGACGGTGCGACTCTGGAGGCGCTGGCCGATGTTCGTCAGCTGTTTCTCGATAAAACCGGCACACTCACCAGTGGGCAGGTGCGCCTGCAATCGGTGGAAGTCACCGGCGGCCACGAGACCGGCCAGTTGCTGGCGTGGGCTGCTTCGTTGGCTCAGGCCTCAGTGCACCCGATTTCGCAGGCCATCGTGCGGGCGGCGCGGCAGCAGCGACTTGCACTGCAGGCTCCACAGGCGGTGGAAGAAGATCCGGGTGCCGGCCTCGCGGGACGGGTGGGTGCCCACTTCGTGCGCCTGGGCACGCTTTCCTTTGCCCTGGCGGGAGAGGGTGTTGGACGCTGGGCGGCGAGCGTTCTGCGCAAGATGGACTACGCGGCTTGTGGTGGCAGCTTCGTGGAGGTGGACGGCGCACCGGCCGGGGCGCTGCTGTTCACTGACCAGGTGCGCCGTGAAACGCCCCGCGTGGTTCGCCGCCTGCGGGCCCTGGGAATTGAGCGAGTCGTGATGTTGACCGGCGATCGTCTGGAAACCGCCGAGATGATCGCACTGGCAGCCGGTATCGATGAGCTGCGTGCCGGGTTGTCTCCCTCCGACAAGGTGTACGCGGTACAGGAAGGAAGAGGCAGCGGCCCCACGCTGATGGTTGGCGACGGCATCAATGATGCCCCGGCCCTGGCAGCAGCCGACGTTGGTGTCGCCATGGGAGCGGCGGGTGCGAGTGCCTCATCCGAAGCGGCCGGGGTAGTGCTGTTGATCGACCGGCTGGACCGCCTCGTAGAGGCCCTGGAAATCGCTCGACACACTCGTACCATTGCCCGCCAGGGTGTCATGGCGGGTATGGGCCTCTCTCTGCTGGCCATGCTCGTGGCGGCATTCGGCTTTCTTCCGGCACTGGCCGGGGCCGTGTTGCAGGAGCTGATCGATGTCGTGGTGATTCTGTACGCCTTGCGAGCCTTGGGTCCCATGCACGGCCCCACAGGGCCGCTTAGCGGTGATGATCTGGATCGATTGCAGGATGAACACGAGCAACTGGGGCAGCTGCTGGGGCGCTTGCAGCACTGGGCAGGGACTTTCGCACGGCTCCCGCCGCAGGAGGCGAGCGAGACCTTGAGCGAGTTGGTGGATGACCTGCAGCGGCTGCTGGCCGAACACGAACGTGACGATGAGCACAAGCTGTATCCGATGTTGGCTTCCCGACTGCAGGGCGAAGAGCCGCTATTGCCCCTCAGCTACGGCCATCGCGAGATATTCCGGCTGCTGCTGCTGTTGGCGCGCATGCGTGACGATCTCCACCGCGATTCGTCCGCCATTCCGCTGGAAGAGGTGCAGAGCCTGTTGATTCGTCTGGATACCTTGGTGAGGTTGCATTTCGACCAGGAAGAGGAACTTTACCGATGCCTGGATCGGCGCTGA
- the groL gene encoding chaperonin GroEL (60 kDa chaperone family; promotes refolding of misfolded polypeptides especially under stressful conditions; forms two stacked rings of heptamers to form a barrel-shaped 14mer; ends can be capped by GroES; misfolded proteins enter the barrel where they are refolded when GroES binds) translates to MAHTNLLFGSKAREKVLQGATQLADAVRVTLGPKSKSVLMQRSWGAPIVCNDGVTIAKQIDLADPEENLGAQMLRQAAERTGEAVGDGTSTATVLAHAILADGIRNVVAGASAVDIKRGLDRGLQLAVDSLKQQSRLVHSHKEKVQVASISAHNDSAIGELVADAMEKVGDEGVITVEESKTTQTVVEVVEGMRFDHGYLSPYFVTDTDKMQAVLEDAYLLLSDQKISVLKDLLPLLESVAKSVRPLVFIAEDVDGEALATLILNQIHGILHAVAVKAPGFGERRKELLQDVAALTGGQVISSDLGLRLAQVELSQLGRAQRVVVDRESTTLIGGAGQPQAIESRIQQIRAQIERTTSTYDLEKLQERLAKLSGGVAVIRVGAPTEAEMKTRKDALDDAISATKAAIAEGIVPGGGLALLRAVKAIAAEEEVRFGDERTGLQVLRRALEAPARAIAENSAVDAGVVVARLLAEEGDRGFDASNSQYLDMFEAGIIDPTKVVRIALENAVSVASVLLLTEATLTEIPERETHETTPPLPV, encoded by the coding sequence ATGGCACATACCAATCTGCTGTTTGGCAGCAAGGCGCGGGAGAAGGTCTTGCAGGGGGCGACGCAACTGGCCGATGCGGTACGGGTCACGCTGGGGCCCAAGTCGAAGTCAGTCCTGATGCAACGAAGTTGGGGGGCGCCGATCGTATGCAATGACGGTGTGACCATTGCCAAGCAGATCGATCTTGCGGACCCGGAAGAGAACCTTGGCGCCCAGATGCTCCGTCAGGCGGCCGAACGCACTGGCGAGGCGGTGGGTGATGGCACCAGCACAGCGACGGTACTCGCTCATGCGATCCTCGCCGATGGCATCCGTAATGTGGTAGCCGGAGCCAGCGCCGTTGACATCAAGCGTGGCCTGGATAGAGGTCTCCAGTTGGCTGTTGACTCTCTGAAGCAGCAATCCAGGCTCGTGCACAGCCACAAGGAAAAGGTCCAGGTCGCCAGTATTTCCGCTCACAACGACAGTGCCATAGGCGAACTGGTTGCCGATGCCATGGAAAAGGTCGGCGATGAGGGCGTGATCACAGTGGAGGAGTCCAAGACTACCCAGACGGTGGTTGAAGTCGTCGAGGGCATGCGCTTCGACCATGGGTACCTTTCCCCATATTTCGTTACTGACACGGACAAGATGCAGGCTGTCCTCGAGGATGCCTATCTATTGCTGAGCGACCAGAAGATCAGCGTACTCAAGGATCTGCTCCCTCTGCTGGAGAGCGTTGCCAAGAGCGTTAGGCCACTGGTCTTCATCGCCGAGGATGTGGACGGCGAGGCGCTGGCAACCCTGATCCTCAACCAGATTCACGGCATCCTGCACGCGGTCGCGGTGAAGGCCCCCGGTTTCGGAGAAAGGCGCAAGGAGCTACTCCAGGACGTTGCCGCGCTGACCGGCGGCCAGGTGATCTCCAGCGATCTCGGCCTGCGCCTGGCGCAGGTCGAGTTGAGTCAGTTGGGACGTGCCCAGCGTGTGGTCGTGGACCGCGAAAGCACCACGCTGATCGGAGGGGCCGGCCAACCCCAGGCTATCGAGTCGCGCATCCAGCAGATTCGCGCTCAGATCGAACGGACCACCAGTACCTACGACCTGGAAAAACTGCAGGAACGCCTCGCCAAACTCTCCGGAGGCGTCGCGGTAATTCGCGTCGGAGCGCCCACCGAGGCGGAGATGAAGACCCGCAAGGATGCCCTGGACGATGCTATCTCCGCGACCAAGGCGGCAATCGCCGAAGGCATTGTTCCCGGTGGCGGGCTGGCACTGCTTCGAGCGGTCAAAGCCATCGCAGCGGAGGAAGAGGTCCGATTCGGCGATGAGCGAACCGGCTTGCAGGTTCTGCGCCGGGCTCTGGAGGCACCGGCACGGGCCATCGCTGAAAACTCCGCCGTCGACGCGGGCGTTGTGGTCGCTCGGTTGCTGGCCGAGGAGGGAGATCGGGGATTCGATGCATCCAATAGCCAGTACCTGGATATGTTCGAGGCCGGCATCATCGATCCCACCAAGGTAGTGCGCATTGCGCTGGAAAATGCCGTCTCCGTGGCCAGTGTGCTGCTGTTGACCGAGGCTACGCTGACGGAAATACCGGAAAGGGAAACCCACGAAACGACACCGCCCCTGCCGGTCTGA